A genomic stretch from Bacillus sp. N1-1 includes:
- a CDS encoding DUF2663 family protein, whose translation MDALKEWNLPQPQSKVTIVLLQELVERKNVEKQYKAKSQSYGYILAFLLVSMGCFFWYELENSTSFFVNELTFSSVPMLLILVISSIVTYFQLRKFSKKSKKAEDEFESLRQEILDRSDEIFEGQKQWESRHVVFKYLKKEYDINLYYK comes from the coding sequence GTGGACGCATTAAAAGAGTGGAACCTTCCACAACCACAGTCGAAAGTAACGATCGTTCTGTTGCAAGAATTAGTGGAACGAAAGAATGTTGAAAAGCAGTATAAAGCAAAATCACAGTCTTACGGATATATTCTTGCGTTTTTATTAGTAAGCATGGGGTGTTTTTTTTGGTATGAGCTAGAAAATAGCACATCTTTTTTTGTTAATGAACTTACTTTTAGTTCGGTTCCTATGCTGCTAATATTGGTTATTAGTAGTATTGTTACTTACTTTCAATTAAGGAAGTTTTCTAAAAAAAGCAAGAAAGCTGAGGATGAATTTGAGTCCTTAAGACAGGAGATATTAGATCGAAGTGATGAAATATTTGAAGGTCAAAAACAATGGGAAAGTCGTCATGTTGTGTTTAAATATTTAAAAAAGGAATACGACATTAATCTTTATTATAAATAA
- a CDS encoding CPBP family intramembrane glutamic endopeptidase — MRNRQAEAVKQLTDRELLLNVYLTQIILVILAGIISLFLFQDMWFFADLINFTWTEIIILGGGTAFLVIGIDLILMKTLPQEMLDDGGINERIFSRLSISHIFFLCAIISFSEELLFRGVIQTSFGLVLSSLLFALIHVRYLSKPVLFSSVVLISFLIGVLYEVTDNLMTTITAHFLIDFVMACLIKQKARI, encoded by the coding sequence GTGAGAAATCGACAGGCTGAAGCAGTAAAACAGTTAACAGATCGAGAACTATTATTGAATGTTTATTTAACTCAGATTATATTGGTTATTCTAGCAGGTATTATTAGTTTATTTTTGTTTCAAGATATGTGGTTTTTCGCAGATTTAATCAATTTTACTTGGACGGAGATAATCATTTTAGGTGGAGGCACAGCATTCCTTGTGATTGGTATTGACCTCATTCTTATGAAGACTCTACCTCAAGAGATGTTGGATGATGGAGGAATTAATGAGCGGATTTTTTCTCGTCTTTCAATTTCTCATATTTTCTTTTTGTGTGCTATCATTTCATTTAGTGAAGAGCTGTTGTTTAGAGGTGTTATCCAAACAAGTTTCGGTTTAGTCCTTTCAAGTTTGTTATTTGCGCTCATACATGTCCGGTATCTTTCTAAACCTGTCTTATTTAGTTCCGTCGTTTTGATTAGTTTTTTAATCGGTGTTTTGTATGAAGTGACGGATAACCTAATGACAACAATCACAGCTCATTTTTTAATCGATTTTGTTATGGCCTGTCTCATAAAGCAGAAAGCACGAATATGA
- a CDS encoding CBS domain-containing protein produces MYVRSAMKPIRETVYVNDDTKLDETLTLLKEREIDGVPVVKGTKYVGIVTFNRIYKAFFKSDMTDKEKFLSETNAGEIAYQKDVTVDQEEVFENTLLLAKNAPLIAVVDQNEHFIGIITRSDILDQFQSAFGMRKPGIRIAFASSETEGRIARLAKIAKSFHENIISLSTFDESNQNVRRIVMKIEKKENIDQFIAKLEQNGFKVLDIKEV; encoded by the coding sequence ATGTACGTACGAAGCGCAATGAAACCAATTCGAGAAACTGTTTATGTGAATGATGACACAAAGTTGGATGAAACACTCACATTATTAAAGGAACGAGAAATCGATGGTGTACCGGTTGTTAAAGGAACAAAATACGTTGGAATTGTAACGTTTAATCGTATTTATAAAGCTTTTTTCAAAAGTGATATGACAGATAAAGAAAAATTCTTGTCGGAAACAAATGCAGGTGAAATTGCCTACCAAAAAGATGTGACAGTTGATCAAGAAGAAGTGTTTGAGAATACTCTTCTTTTAGCAAAGAATGCTCCTCTCATAGCAGTCGTCGATCAAAATGAGCATTTTATTGGCATCATTACGCGATCTGATATACTTGATCAATTTCAGAGTGCATTTGGCATGCGTAAGCCGGGCATAAGAATCGCTTTTGCATCTTCAGAGACAGAAGGTAGAATTGCAAGGCTTGCTAAAATCGCAAAAAGTTTTCATGAAAATATTATTTCGCTGTCCACATTCGATGAGTCTAACCAGAATGTCAGGAGAATTGTAATGAAGATTGAGAAAAAGGAAAATATTGATCAATTCATTGCAAAACTTGAACAGAATGGATTTAAAGTTCTTGATATAAAAGAAGTATGA
- a CDS encoding metallophosphoesterase: MIYFVGLVLIGIVLLIYMWIEAHLNRVVTKEIDVENLPESFDSYRIFFISDTHNRYISNKVLEKVRHQVDIIVIGGDVMEKGVSFEKVRYNLKSLRAIAPCYFVWGNNDYEEDPVKLEKLLMDEDIIILKNRAINLNNGDEGISLMGIDDLSTENDSLEDAVKEATEKTKILISHNPDIKQNWPDNSGIQLILSGHTHGGQIRLFGWGIREKGGIKKVKGTTVVISNGYGTTTLPLRLMAPAESHIFILKRK, translated from the coding sequence ATGATTTATTTTGTTGGCCTTGTTTTAATTGGAATAGTGCTACTAATCTATATGTGGATTGAAGCACATCTTAACAGAGTCGTTACGAAAGAGATTGATGTCGAAAATTTACCAGAAAGTTTCGATTCATATCGAATCTTTTTTATTTCGGATACTCATAATCGATATATATCAAACAAAGTATTAGAAAAAGTAAGACATCAGGTTGACATTATCGTTATTGGTGGAGATGTTATGGAAAAAGGGGTTTCTTTTGAGAAAGTTCGCTATAATTTAAAATCTCTAAGGGCAATAGCACCTTGTTACTTTGTATGGGGAAATAATGATTACGAAGAAGACCCCGTAAAACTTGAAAAGCTGTTAATGGATGAAGATATTATCATCCTTAAAAATCGAGCAATAAACCTTAACAATGGTGACGAGGGAATAAGTTTAATGGGGATTGACGATCTTTCAACAGAAAATGACTCACTAGAGGATGCAGTTAAAGAAGCCACCGAAAAAACAAAAATACTGATCAGCCATAACCCTGATATTAAGCAGAACTGGCCTGACAATAGTGGAATACAACTTATTCTTTCTGGTCACACTCATGGAGGACAAATTCGTTTATTTGGTTGGGGAATTCGAGAAAAAGGTGGCATTAAAAAAGTTAAAGGAACGACGGTTGTCATTAGTAATGGGTATGGTACGACAACGTTACCTTTAAGACTGATGGCTCCTGCAGAATCACATATTTTTATATTAAAAAGGAAATAA
- a CDS encoding B12-binding domain-containing protein, with product MTMSAGKYNIKAVSKKLGIQPGTLRAWERRYNIISPIRNEAGHRLYSEEHMSILKWLVQKTEQGFTISQAVELLENGNDSTDTDSMGIDMERDRAHILADEILEALLAFDENKAQDLLNQAFSVFSIDKVVHDILAQLLVRVGDLWENEKITIAHEHFTSAFLRSRIGMIFHTLPVDGYLPKVMAVCSSGEYHELGLLIFTLYLRRKGFEVIYLGSSIPEDDIETVVEDTDPKMLFLSCTLMANLPRCLDLVDRLDQRFSGLTIGVGGVAIGHLRGEKRQAYDSFFVGNSKEEWDVWIKDKIQKLTT from the coding sequence ATGACGATGTCTGCAGGTAAGTATAATATAAAAGCGGTCTCGAAGAAATTAGGAATACAACCTGGGACCTTAAGGGCATGGGAAAGGCGTTATAATATTATTTCTCCGATAAGAAATGAGGCAGGTCATCGTCTTTATTCGGAAGAACATATGTCTATCTTAAAATGGCTTGTCCAAAAAACAGAGCAAGGTTTTACAATTAGTCAAGCTGTAGAATTGCTTGAAAATGGGAATGATTCAACAGATACAGATAGTATGGGAATTGACATGGAAAGAGATCGAGCTCATATACTAGCTGATGAAATATTAGAAGCGCTACTTGCTTTCGACGAGAATAAAGCTCAGGATTTATTGAATCAGGCGTTTTCAGTGTTTAGCATTGATAAGGTAGTACATGACATCCTTGCCCAGCTATTAGTTAGGGTAGGAGATCTTTGGGAAAATGAAAAAATTACGATTGCACATGAACATTTTACAAGTGCTTTTCTACGATCAAGAATTGGGATGATATTTCACACTCTTCCTGTTGATGGTTATCTTCCGAAAGTGATGGCGGTTTGCTCGTCAGGAGAATACCATGAACTTGGTTTGTTGATTTTCACTCTTTACTTAAGGAGAAAAGGGTTTGAAGTCATTTATCTAGGATCAAGCATACCTGAGGATGATATTGAGACGGTTGTGGAAGATACAGATCCGAAAATGTTATTTTTATCATGTACGTTAATGGCAAACTTACCAAGATGCCTTGACCTCGTTGATCGCCTTGATCAGCGTTTCTCAGGTTTAACAATCGGTGTAGGTGGGGTGGCCATTGGGCATTTACGTGGTGAAAAGAGACAGGCCTATGACTCCTTTTTCGTTGGAAATAGCAAAGAGGAATGGGATGTTTGGATCAAAGATAAAATTCAAAAGCTGACTACTT